ATGTAACTTTATACGACAGGTTTGTTATATGAAGTTTAAAGTATTTTATTAGAGAATCACACTTGTTATCTTAAGGCAACCAATCCCAGTGAGTGTAATATTTTCAATattactttaaaataaaaataaatttacttcATGAACAATAATAGAGATGTTAATGGGGGTGGGTATGGGGCGGGTTTGGCTAAACCCAAGACCCTTCCCATGAAAAAAACTTTGACCCATTATCTGTCTCACCCCGATTAAATATTCTTCGGACCCACCCCACCTTGAATACGAAACGAGGCCGGGTAGACCCGTGAgacccgaatttttttaaaataaaaaagtaatctTTCATCTCACATGACTGGATTATGAAACAGACAAGCCTCTAAATACAACATTGTggaaaattaattcatgtctttgatcacacttaataataagaaacaaagtattttcacgacataaaaaattacataaaaaaagagTTACTAGCTCTCCAAAAAAATCTTCCCAAAAATAAGTCATAACATAATTTAAACAGATCAATATAAAATTAGCAAATAGACAATATTTCAGACATATTTTTCGAGATCATTTTCCTCTTCATCAAGAATGGTGGGACAAGTTGGTAAACTAATTGAAGAATTaactaaaaaattaaatagagaaagtacattgaaaaaataaaactgtaatttcaaatggtaaaaaactttaatttaaaaAGAGAAAGTacggtaaaaaaaataaaatgaaagtacaataacaaaataaaactgtGATTTATTTACCTTTCGCCTCACCCATAACCATTTTCGCGAGCACATCAATGCCTCCAAAGTCGTTGGATTAAGTCTACTAAGATGAGGACAAACTATTCTTCCATTATTACTAAAAGCAGAATCAAATGCAACAGTTGACATAGGAATAGCGAAGACCGTTATGGTTGAGGTGagctactaaaaaaataaaaattaataaaactaaaaccctAGAGTATTTATATCCACATATATGGGTGGGTATGGGGCGTATATTATAGGACTCATGACCCGCCCCATATCCTGACGGGTCTGAAAAATTGGACCCGAGACCCACCCCATGACCCATTTAGTATGTCCAAATCCACCCCATACACGCGGGTCCATTGCGGGTCTGGGTAAAACCAGAACCCATTGACATCCCTAAACAATAACACCTTTGAtgttaacaatttttttttttctttttggcaaaaatatcaaatattatttgcatgtggagataataaaaatataaaggaCATACTTTTAAAGTTGAACTATATTACTGAAGTTATTCAAGTTCTTGAAATATTATAAGCTTTCCCAATATTTTTGTGTAACGAATCTATagattatattaataaaattaaatattttagaaatGATTTTCATGAAGATTTTCTAATAATAGTtagtataattatttaaatatgatagTTTAGTTGtttattatgatttataatattttttttgtattggATATGATAGGTTCATCTAAAATTAGGAGTAAATTCACTAGATTTGTATACGATTAGATAATTGTATATTTTAGTATACTTACCATAGATCAGTTGCACAAATGGGGCTGCGTGATTTTTCTTTCTTGAAAAAACTAGGATCCCCATTTGTTCAAATCTCCCCTATTTTCAATATTACATGGTCTTTTACATGACTAAATACTCATCTTTTTTATCGTAAAAATTTacgataaaaagtaaaaatctcaaactcacaaaatatattaaattacacattttataaaattttctccacTCAATTGTGTTTTTATTCACAAATTAAGAAACCTATTAATAGAATTTCttttgaaaataattcaaaaataaatacatcattacatacagtatcatacactaattttcaatatttacgactctcattttcaacattcaataatttcaactcttattttcaacactcccccttgtgacaATAATCATGATACAATAATtatcttcattacgtgtttttatattgtCTCATTAAAAACCTTAGTAGGAAAAACTCATTGGAATAAAAATCATAGTAAGGAAAAAAGAGTACAATCACGTAAACTCCTCTTCATGCTAACACGAacgattcttcacaaattttgtAGATTGTGTATCccaattgtaacgccccgaaaatttaaaggtcaacgCAAACCAAAtgtatgcaattattaaattccttgtgtatttcaattaaatgttttaattgcataattaattatgttgtgcacatttacatgtttaaaatatactttctacatggttgcattaaaatataatttttaaaggttattcgagttgcgatcgaggatcggagaccgagggctgaaaaaatagaaaatgtctttatttgttaattgtttttaattatttaaattaagggtgatgtttttttttttttttttgaaaataagggcttttgagatgattttatacgccgggacgtaaattttatcggtgttggttttccaacaaaaatacaaacttttcGACGACCCGGCTAGTgaattcacaaaattattttgacaaaactattttaatgttttaattaaatcctaattaagactaatgagcctaaattgttggcttaataggcctaaagccttgttagtgattaattaatatttaaatatgttaaaccctccccaaaacTCTACACTTCACACGCCCACTTTTCTGAAATCTCACCATATCACACGGCACACAACACATCAAAGTAGAAGAAATTTTCGGAAAAAGCTCAAgggaattcaagccaaggttcttgtcCATTCTTCGCAAATCATCAACGGTTTtttttttcgtgcgttaattacgcaaagacacgcctattctttccttcaaaacatcatcacaccatattatatttttgtgcATGAAAACGTGGAAAACAAGTGTCGCCTgtttgtattttcgtttttgtaagTATCATGAAGTTTCAAGCAAAGTTTTGATTCCCAAATTCATGTTTTTGTATGGtttaagggctgccatgatatagcTATTGATCAAGCATTGTTCTACATGAATTTAGACTCCTAAAACACCACCTAAACACCACACACGAATCTGAAACAATTTGAAACCAACATGCTGTCATGGAAAACAAGGAGTTCGGGTTTTGTACTCCACGGTTGGGCTTAGGGTTGGCTTctgtccaggggctagccagggtcgtgggggagtcaagggaagagtcctagccatgatcGGACTCGAGCTAAGGGgcttgggaggagtccttgacagcaaggactcctacccgagaacaTTCCAGGGAGGCGCGCAGGTTCTGTGATTTTGCGCAGGCTTGTGGGCTCGGTCCAGGGGGCCTGGGCTAGGTCAGGttgagtccttagggtcctaagtgGGTGCACAACAGGGTGGTTTGGGGGTTGGGCTCGCTGGTAGGGTCCTTGAAGCAAAAAGGAAGAGTCCTAACACTAGTGGGGTTCTCGGCCATGCTTGGGGTTAGGGTGAGGGCTTCGGTTTTGATTCAGGAAACGTTTTTTTGGGAtccaagggtccagtagggtgctCTAAtgtgttggtcagggtttggatcaacatggtttCGAGGTGACTCGAGAAAATCGAAGGATGGCTCGGGTCGAAGTTTATGTGTCATATTAGGATTTATTGTAActtcaataaatttaaaaacgGCTTACGGGGGTCTAGTCATGGTTCATGGgggctaaaataataaaaagactaaatttagaatttagaaattttatattaaagtttgggatttttcggaattaaaacgccttcaaaacgtctaattatgaattaattaaaaagcctagttttaagctaaataaaattatgaaaattttaatttaaacttaaataattatttgtgacatgttagagtcaaagaaatcaagaaaaagtcaaaaacgtaagaTGTCACGTCCAGggataaaacggtctttttacaccgaaaaattagtaaacgtcatggcagcaccatattttctattttatatgctaatatgattatttcacatgtttatgaatttttatatgttgaaattatgatttttaaatgttcatgaattattaatcgttaaattggacatttaaagatatgttgcatgcttggtttcaaaataaaaatgatattatatgcatgtttttattaagtgatggaaataagacatgttgaaggacgtgaaagGATTGTGACTATATGtgacatgttggaaatattgtgagggttatggtcccagtgggagcccgacgatcgtgtttcttgGATacagatacgaatacgaatatgttaatacgttggccatgGCCCAGTTGACTGgtaagagtgttgctggtgtcctccgccgcccagtacggtggttttctttagatggatgcATCGCCCAATAcaattaagaatacgagtcacaatcacgatccgaattcaacaaacatgaatatgaatatatttataacgaatatgaatatgaatacgaatatgttgatatgaatatggatacaaatatgaatatgtttatgtttatgcaaaggtttatgaatatgttgatatgaaaatcttcacgaaaacgttaTTGtataaagtttatgcatcttcacgaaaacgatattttaagtacaagtatttttcactgttatatgttaactgtattacgtattacttgatatcaaggatatgatgtgttgagtctttagactcactaggtgtgtatgatgcaggtgatattaataactttgatattggaggtcttgatgggtgacttgctggactgccggtgcacataacccgaggaccagcgcttctattttccgcatttaagtttatgattttacattaaagatttttacaacattttatttatgcttttgagagatttttgagaggtttagtatgtgctacacttttcaacatttattgctTTTAAGTTTGGTAAAACTTTTTACGATTTTTGGTTTTGACTATtccctttggattttcaaatactagttggatggtttattttaaaatggtgcaaaaataattttatgtatatgtatatgcaaTGACCGAAAATgtgagtttttttaaaaaaaaattagtattttttaagaaaacgaataagcaggcGTTTcaccaatattatatatatgcttaatgaatattgtcgtaggaagtgcctttgtgaagagatctgatgagttttcacttgattgaatgtaacaaatatcaatatatttattcttctcaagctcttgggtgaatgcgaagaacttaagGGGAATATGTTCAGttatgtcgctttttatgtatcctttatttatttgagcaacacatgcaacaTTATATTCATATAGTGTTACAGGCTtcttgtcgaatgataatccgtcTGAGATTtagatatgttgggtcattgattttagtcacacacattcacggcttgcttcatgtagtacAATAATCTCGgtgtgatttgatgaagtttttacgagtgtttgtttctatgaacgccaagaaattgcagtgcctccacgagtaaatgcATATccggtttgggaacgtgccttgacCAATTATACTTTGATTGTTATCTTTTGAGTACAAAAGtctcaagtctgtcgttcctcctagataacggaatatatgtttaatttcgttccagtgtctctttgtttgatatgagctaaatcttgccaataaatttacagcaaaagatatatcaggtcttGTATAATTTGCAAGATATATAAGGGCACAAATAATatttagatatggtacttctggacgaAAAATAACTTCATCATCTTTACATAGACGGAATAgatcattttctatgtttaGACGGAATAgatcattttctatgtttactgatctaacaaccattggagtacttaaaagatttgatttatccatattaaaacgtttaaggaccttttatgtataatttgattggtgaacaaatattcaacattctttttgttcaatttacAAACCCAGAAAATACTTTGTTTTTCCAAGtcccttcatttcaaattcttctttCAAGTACAAcacaaatttttgaatttttttattcgttccaatgatgtttaaatcatcaacatatacaacaatAAATATGCAtgcggatgttgttttcttaaagaAACTGCAAGGgcatattaaattatttacatgtctCTTTTTCGTTAAGTGTTCACTTAGCCGAATATACCATATTCGGTATGATtgttttaacccatataatgatctttgcaatttcacagaataacattctttgggttttgaactttgtgctttagacattttaaatctttcagggattttcataacATTCTTTGTGATCTGTATAAGTAAGCTGTGACAACAttcataagacgcatttctaaattttcagataccgtcaaactaatcaaataccggAATGTAATTGCATTCataacaggagaatacgtttcttcataatcaatttcaggcctttgagaaaaatattgtgcaacaagtcgagctttatactttactatttcatttttcttatttcgctttcaaataaaaattcactTGTACCCAACAACTTTTataccttcaggtgtaaggactataggtccaaaaacgtttttatttagcgaatccaattcaaccagGATGACATATTTCCATTTTTTGCAGTCATGTCGATTTTTACATTGaccaaaatattttcactaCAAGAGAAATGATTTTCCGCAGCACGtcatcaacagcgtgcattaaaCGCACGCTGCGAATACTACTTTTCACTGGTGTGCACCCATATGTGCGCCGTTAATAGTGTTGCACTTGATACtctattaacggcgtacattaaaagcacgctgcggatattactattgacggcgtgcattaaaagcacgctgcggatagtaacttgatactattaacggcgtgcattaaaagcacgctgcggatattatTATGAACGacatgcattaaaagcacgccgCGGATAGTAATATCTGCAGCTTGCATTTATGTATGCTGTTcataaattatataaacgacagcgcacaataaaggcacgccgttaataatattattaacggcgtgcaAGTTTATGTGTGCTGCAAaaagtaaatcattttttttttaaaaaatcgtgTTCAGACATTAACGGCGCACATTAATCGTACGTCGTCAATAGTATTATTCACGGCATGCATATTataagcacgctgcggaaaatgAGTTCGAATTTTAACGTAGCAACGGCTTTAGTAAAACCGTCACTAAAGTTAAAGTTGCGACGATTTTAAGGccacatttagcgacggtttataagAAACTGTCGCCGATTTAAGGCCACATTTAAATCGGCGAAGGTTAAtaattaaccgtcgctaatagatttaaatcggcgacggttaatAATTAATCGTCACTGATAGATTTACATCGGCGGCCGTTTAGtaacaaaccgtcgctaaaaaaTCGTAAATTCGTTCCATTTTTTTCACAATACTTAGACATTTTTCTCTACTTAcatgattttagtttcgatttaaatacctgtttttgtttcaatttttggttaagtttttaattgttaattaagatAATGagtattttttaattgttaattaagatcatgagtattattattatagttgtattgtatttttataaaaaatgtattaaattataaaagtaatttttttttaaatttacgcaaactttagcgacggttttggaaCTGTCGCGAAATTAtaacaccgtcgctaaattttaagaccgtcgctaaattagcgacggtttggccCCGTCGCCCgtttgcgacggttttgaatatttttttttatgactaTTAACGGCGTACTTGTGCACGCTGCAGAAAGTTGTATTAACAGCGTATATATGCACGCTGCCAATAGTTTAACTATCAATAACATACTCTGCACGCCGTTATTAGACTAAACCGCAGCGTAAATCGCACGTCGCCAATAGTGTCAAACTTAAGACGGATTTCAACTTTACAGCGTGCGTCGCAGCGTGCAATGCACGCTGCGGATACCTTTCCGCGGCGCATATTGCACGCTGCGAAAACCCACTTTTCTTGTAGTGTTTGGTTCTTAATCTTCATTGTGATTTATGTTGTCAAATGTCATGttgtaagaaaatatctcatcaattttttttttatatcttttcgattccatattttttcagtattaatataattgataaagATTTCACGATTCTCATTAGTTTGTGGTTctaacagaacattttcatcatcatgtattCTGCTAgaatatcattctctattttgtgatcatcgtgtttctctttgatttttctttttcgaggattttatCATTGGAACCgattggccttccacgcttcaaaCGTTTTATGACATCATGAgtgtcttcaatttgtttctttgaaatttcaattcgagcaggggtatttacaacatgtatatatgatttagtcaCATATTTTGtatctgcaaatgcatctgatatttgatttgtcattctttgcaagtgcacaatttgttgtacatcatttttcacattgtttagttcttggatccagatgtaacaatggtgacgtataccatgtaattttcttttcgatatgtttcttttctccccctaacattggaaaattttcttcattaaattgacaatcagcaaaacgtgccgTAAACAAGTCGcatgtctgaggttcaagatatcgaatgattgatgagCTATCATAACCAATATAAATTCTTATCTTTCTTTTAGGTCTCATTTTTGTTCGTTGAggcggtgcaataggcacatatacCATACATCTAAAAATTCTCAAATGAGAAatatctggttctttaccaaaagCAAGCTGCAATTGGGAGTATTTATTATATACACTTGGTCTGATACGAATTAATGCAGcaacatgtaaaattgcataTCCCCATATAGAAACATGGAGTTTTGTTATCATAAATGAGGCTGCatgatttttcttttttgaaaaaacTAGGCTCCCCATTTGTTCAAATCTCCCATATTTTCAATACTAGTAAAATATGCACACGCATTTCAtgtgttttattatttttaatttgatcaaataatactaaacaattaacacgaaattattttcaatttagaagagttgttcgatttaaaatgaaagttttgtttagatttttttctaTGTAAAACATTGAGTGATGAAGAGGTTTTTAGTAGGGTAAAAagaataattatgaaattaaatattttgatgtcctCTAATATAGTGACTCTAAGGGTCTCAcgcttaataaaatagtatatattACATGGTCTTTTACATGACTAAGTACTTATCTTTGttaaagtaaaaatttacggtaaaaagtaaaaatttcaaattcacaaaatatattaaactacacactttataaaattttctccactcaattgtgtttttcttcGCAAATTGAGAAACTTGTTATAgaatttttttggaaataatcaaaaaataaatacatcattacatacattatcacacactaattttcaataatttcaactcttattttcaatattcaataaTTTCTAACTCTTATTTATAACCATCCTATGTGTTATGGGTTGaatatcaattaaaaaaaaacaatataaaaaacaaataaaccTAGCGAATATAGCAGAAATACATACTCATCAGCCCCACAACCAACACAAGAAGATAAAGACTCCAACATGTATTTTCAGCTATAAAAATAATAGACAAAGAATAAAAATCAGCCATCTCAATTATTGAATTGCCCTTCATCATTAATTAACTTCAACAATTCATTATACATTATATTCCATTCTTCGACTATTAGCCCAATAggcgatttttttttaataaaaattggaGTCATGAGTATGAGTGCGAAAATCTCAAGCCGCTGCATCAACTTTCATGTTAAAGATTGCAGCAATCTCCATCTTCCATGTCTTCGGCCGCGCAGCCTGTCTCAGGGACATTGTAGGACTTGTATCGATCAATCTCAGCTGTTCTTGAAATTCAACTCAAAAAATGGGATTTTTACGTACGTTAATTAGCAATCCCTTACACTGAGTTTCTTAGTTATTGTTTATTCAATCAGCTTAGATtgacttctttttttttttttttttttgcaaatttaCAGGGCTATCACTATTTCAAGGAACTTTGTACCCAGGGCATCATCTTCTCCAGATCCTTCTACCCCGCCATGGTAACAAAACATGTATTTGAGACATATGCAAGCAAATAATTTTGGTTTGGTGGAAACGAGGATCATTTTCGTGCATAATACATTGGTTAATTTTTTGATGCTTGACAAAATTcgagtaaaaaaaatattatttttcgttTCAGTCAAGATACAGCAGCGCCTGCCTGCTTCTCGCTGGTTTAGTCAACTAATGTTTTTAACGTTTTTAATGCAGGAAAAAATGGTGGTTAGGCATACTACTAACAGTGATTCTACCTGCAGTTGGCTACAAAGGAGGACTCTTTGTAGGGCTTAAAGGTGAGTAAGTATGTATTAATCAAGAACAAATCATTTCTATGACATTTATCTCTCACAAGTCGTTTGTAGATCgtatttaaatttttgtatatatatgttGTTACAGCGAAGATCGACAAAGCCATAGAAAAGGTGGAGCAATTGACTGAAGTGGTTGAAGAGATAGCGGAGGAAACGGACAAGATCGTGGAGGAGGTGGAGGCGAAGCTCCCCGGAGACTCCAAGCTTAAGCAAACCCTGGATAAATTCGATAAACTTGCTAAAAAAGCAGTCGATGAAGCCAAACAAGCTGAAGACATCGTTCACAAGGTCCGTCTCACTTTCTTCCTATTACAAAGTTTTGCCTGCGCTTAAATTGCaagtggttttttttttttttttggttcatTGACTTACTTTACAGTCATTTTCTAGTAGACAAAAATAATCTAGTCTTGAGTGggtatgtgagaccgtctcacggatcttaatatgtgagacgggtcaaccctattgacattcacaataaaaagtaatactcttagcataaaaaataatattttttcatggatgactgaaataagagatctgtatcacaaatACAACCGATGAGACTGTGTCAGACAAATTTTTGACTCTAGTATTTTGGTAATATAACCATTTTTAAGTTTGAAAAGGTAAAAATATTTGATGAAGATATCCCATCCCACTCATCCTTTCACGTGGTTTGCCTTTTCCTCGAGGAacattaatgaatattattcGGAAGGCTTGCCAATGTGTGTGTGAATCACATGCCGATGATTATTCTCAAGTCAccatc
This window of the Primulina tabacum isolate GXHZ01 chromosome 4, ASM2559414v2, whole genome shotgun sequence genome carries:
- the LOC142543101 gene encoding uncharacterized protein LOC142543101 gives rise to the protein MSMSAKISSRCINFHVKDCSNLHLPCLRPRSLSQGHCRTCIDQSQLFLKFNSKNGIFTAITISRNFVPRASSSPDPSTPPWKKWWLGILLTVILPAVGYKGGLFVGLKAKIDKAIEKVEQLTEVVEEIAEETDKIVEEVEAKLPGDSKLKQTLDKFDKLAKKAVDEAKQAEDIVHKVRDVEEEVEEALLKAGKDEIKK